The DNA region TGGAATTAAACTTGGAGCTTTGTATCATCAGTTCACTGGTTCTCCTGTGAGCCTGAGGACGGTGGAAAGTCTTGAGACTGCAATTGCCCAGAGTATCTCGGTGCAACCTTGTGTGGAGAAGATAACCGTTTCTATCGACAGGGATATGGTACGCTCAAAGCTTAATGATGAGTTTGGTTACTGTGAGCTGGAAGGTCGCATGCTCAATGTCCAGATCGATGCAAAATACGGCTCCGTAATGGCTCATGTTTCAATGGAGTTCAACAAAGAGCTGGATTATCCGTTAATGAAAATAGATAAGATCTATTGACTGCCTTTATCAGGCAGTCAGATAGAAGGCTTTAAGGTTTTGAAGGGCTCAGATGGAAGAAAAGCCTTCAACTACCCTTTTGTTCTGTTCTTCTGTGCCAATAGTTATGCGTATGAGTGAATCCCCTGCATTGGCGAAGGAAGTGCAGTCACGCACAATAATCCCTTTTTTGAGTAATTCTGTGGTAACATCACGTGCCTTGTGTGGGGCTACGTCAACAAGGACAAAGTTTGCCTGGGTGTCATATACCTTGAACGGGATATTATCCTGAAGATACTTCTTGCCCGTACGTGCCAGCTCAATGCTTTTGTTGAGGTGCTCGGTATCTGAAAGCGCAGCAACACCTGCAGCTACTGCTGTGGAGCTCACATTGAATGGAGTTGCTATCTTCATGTATTCTTCCTTGAGCCATATTGGGAGCATGCCGTATCCGATCCTCATTCCGGCAAGACCGAATGCTTTTGAGAATGTCCTTCCGACGATGATATTGTCATATTTTGGAACAAGGTGTGCGATATTCCTGTCAGAAAATTCCACGTATGCTTCATCAACGAACACGAGGGCTTCAGTTGCTTCTGCGATCCGGAGTATATCCTCTTCAGGTACTACATTGCCTGAAGGATTGTTGGGTGAGCACAGGAAGATGATCTTTGTTCGTGGTGTGATGGCATCGAGTACATTTTCAACGTCCACTGAGAAATCCTCTTCACGCTGTACGTAAACAGGAACTGCACCGTTTGCACGTGCAGATATCTCGTAGTAGGAGAACGTTGGCGTTGTAAGGATGACCTCATCACCGCGGCTGATGACAAGTCTTGTGAGTCCGTCCAGAAGTCCGTCCATGCCGGGACCTGATGCTACAATATGGTCTGCATCTATGCCGGTGTATTCTG from Methanococcoides methylutens includes:
- the hisC gene encoding histidinol-phosphate transaminase, whose translation is MPRYELIKEEIASIAKYVPGKSIDDIVRAYGLDPASVIKLGSNENPLGPSPKAVEALIKDAQGISIYPSADARELVEAISEYTGIDADHIVASGPGMDGLLDGLTRLVISRGDEVILTTPTFSYYEISARANGAVPVYVQREEDFSVDVENVLDAITPRTKIIFLCSPNNPSGNVVPEEDILRIAEATEALVFVDEAYVEFSDRNIAHLVPKYDNIIVGRTFSKAFGLAGMRIGYGMLPIWLKEEYMKIATPFNVSSTAVAAGVAALSDTEHLNKSIELARTGKKYLQDNIPFKVYDTQANFVLVDVAPHKARDVTTELLKKGIIVRDCTSFANAGDSLIRITIGTEEQNKRVVEGFSSI
- a CDS encoding dihydroneopterin aldolase family protein, producing MAENTITDRDNVFFEAGIKLGALYHQFTGSPVSLRTVESLETAIAQSISVQPCVEKITVSIDRDMVRSKLNDEFGYCELEGRMLNVQIDAKYGSVMAHVSMEFNKELDYPLMKIDKIY